A genomic segment from Salmo trutta chromosome 38, fSalTru1.1, whole genome shotgun sequence encodes:
- the LOC115178380 gene encoding inositol 1,4,5-trisphosphate receptor-interacting protein: MQDTILRVFVLAVSLLYPIPREDRTGQVQEQDDHIMGMQEREDWLLRERAKLEQEVSPLVTQEEGPINQNPLQLEVQQVYQIDQNHYQKGLEETLIEQKHSQENKAEKDEEKKEGSHIDHKLSQVHQDVPQTEQNLSPEDKEQSTIDLSLSLTLSQGNDQEQPASDTEASHNDKKLYHLDKDMANVNQQWPQEVQTGSCHSDQQTSPERQEKSQVDQQQSKTDQEAEQKVPPNFSTSEGNQQEHLTDQPSNTHQEVKVPPNLRKSDDQQHLTEQYNTNKEETPILSESSKDDQQQEHVTNIIDSESDYTWYLWNAYSLISFVHFSIKFFRRHSQKKPHPGEIIQEDMEDISVVKNLSAEVPLPDCDTLNHFYDKCVKVSPNESWRVTEFVEGFANDLLEAMRSMSDVEVGMVIEDFVVEGRISSLVCDIIVPIAPLEPYSFQFQLWCNQVIDDMPPEMEGCGRVKMIDGGVNQNSCPCRTAAIGDDDMLCLLCCDNEKVKVVKVTDVLDSDLCSKHTPYLAKTQVTKWFQTTIRKAWGQISHKYEFELTFRNMDAPGALMVRFRSGKVITFDMAPVVKLKDTEAYFTISPSTPTRNNSLDTYWNLSLTTYEDHFLKYLANHLPENSCHLHCLGIVAFLHKKQTGLTGRSILTNHHFKTVLIHLLLSKEPSDWYPEHLASRLRDALSFLENSLQDRKLLHSCIGKPLVPSEIGLPAVFSDAESVNLFRPLGVQNGSYTKTVKHLQEMLRNSSMLIQEYLPKPKECNGLNQTSTGTES, translated from the coding sequence ATGCAAGATACCATTCTCCGGGTGTTTGTGCTGGCAGTTAGTCTACTGTATCCcatccccagagaggacagaacaggacaggttCAGGAGCAGGATGATCACATAATGGGCATGCAGGAGCGTGAAGATTGGCTGCTGAGGGAGAGGGCAAAGCTGGAACAGGAAGTGTCACCACTGGTAACCCAAGAGGAAGGGCCCATCAACCAAAACCCCTTACAACTTGAAGTACAACAGGTCTATCAAATCGACCAGAACCATTATCAAAAGGGCTTGGAAGAGACTCTTATCGAACAGAAACATTCTCAAGAGAACAAAGCggagaaagatgaagagaaaaagGAGGGATCTCACATTGACCATAAGCTTTCACAAGTACACCAAGATGTACCTCAGACAGAGCAAAACCTCTCACCAGAGGACAAGGAACAGTCTACCATTGACCTCAGCCTATCATTAACCCTTTCACAAGGAAACGACCAAGAGCAGCCTGCTTCGGACACAGAGGCATCtcacaatgacaagaagctgtaCCACTTGGACAAGGACATGGCGAATGTCAATCAACAGTGGCCACAAGAGGTCCAGACTGGTAGTTGCCATAGTGACCAACAGACATCACCAGAGCGTCAGGAAAAGTCTCAGGTCGACCAACAGCAATCTAAAACAGACCAGGAAGCAGAACAGAAGGTGCCACCCAACTTCAGTACATCAGAGGGGAACCAGCAAGAGCATCTCACAGACCAGCCGTCTAACACACATCAGGAAGTAAAAGTACCACCTAACCTCAGAAAGTCAGATGACCAGCAACATCTCACAGAACAATATAACACAAACAAGGAAGAGACGCCGATTCTCAGCGAATCATCAAAGGATGACCAGCAGCAGGAGCATGTCACTAATATCATAGACTCGGAGAGTGACTACACCTGGTACCTATGGAACGCATACTCCCTCATCTCTTTTGTTCATTTCTCCATTAAATTCTTCAGAAGACATTCACAGAAGAAGCCCCATCCAGGAGAGATAATTCAGGAGGATATGGAAGACATCTCTGTCGTGAAAAACCTCTCGGCTGAAGTTCCGCTACCGGACTGTGATACACTCAACCATTTTTACGACAAATGTGTCAAAGTCTCACCCAATGAGAGCTGGAGGGTGACTGAGTTTGTGGAGGGTTTTGCCAATGACCTATTAGAAGCCATGAGGAGCATGAGTGATGTGGAGGTTGGCATGGTGATTGAAGACTTTGTGGTGGAGGGCAGGATCAGTTCCCTTGTGTGTGACATCATAGTCCCCATTGCCCCGTTAGAGCCATACAGTTTCCAGTTTCAACTCTGGTGTAACCAGGTTATTGATGATATGCCACCTGAAATGGAGGGCTGTGGTAGAGTCAAAATGATAGATGGTGGTGTGAACCAAAATAGCTGCCCATGTCGCACAGCTGCCATAGGAGATGATGATATGCTATGCCTGCTGTGTTGTGACAATGAGAAAGTCAAAGTGGTGAAAGTCACTGATGTATTGGATAGTGATCTTTGCTCAAAACACACCCCTTACCTGGCCAAAACCCAGGTTACCAAATGGTTCCAGACCACGATTAGAAAAGCTTGGGGACAGATATCCCACAAATACGAATTTGAGCTGACATTTCGCAATATGGACGCCCCAGGAGCTCTGATGGTTCGATTCAGATCAGGGAAGGTGATAACCTTCGATATGGCTCCCGTGGTGAAACTCAAAGACACTGAAGCTTATTTCACCATTTCTCCTTCCACCCCAACTAGGAACAACTCCTTGGACACATACTGGAACCTCTCATTGACCACTTACGAGGACCACTTCCTGAAGTATCTGGCCAATCACCTGCCTGAAAACTCCTGCCACCTTCACTGCCTTGGAATTGTAGCGTTCCTTCACAAAAAGCAAACGGGCCTCACAGGCAGAAGTATCCTTACAAATCATCACTTCAAAACAGTGTTAATTCACTTGCTTTTGAGTAAAGAGCCTTCTGACTGGTACCCTGAACACTTGGCTAGCAGGTTACGTGATGCATTGAGCTTCCTAGAAAATAGCCTTCAGGACAGGAAGTTACTTCACAGCTGTATTGGAAAGCCTCTGGTTCCAAGTGAGATTGGACTCCCTGCTGTATTTAGTGATGCAGAGTCTGTAAACCTCTTCCGCCCTCTTGGGGTACAAAATGGCAGCTACACCAAGACTGTAAAGCACTTGCAAGAAATGCTCAGGAACTCCTCCATGCTGATCCAGGAGTATTTGCCAAAGCCAAAGGAATGCAATGGTCTGAACCAAACTTCCACTGGTACAGAGAGTTGA
- the LOC115178852 gene encoding RING finger protein 122, whose protein sequence is MDTTYHLPLNVYVIVLGIGLFVFMLSLIFCCYLFRLKQQGTREQFSYNEVVLKGAGKKLSLLGQTCAVCLEEFRTRDELAVCPCSHAFHKKCLLKWLEIRSVCPMCNKPILRLHPDPTQGTEGPQDPEEV, encoded by the exons ATGGATACCACTTACCACCTGCCGCTCAATGTCTACGTGATAGTGCTGGGCATCGGCCTGTTCGTCTTCATGCTCAGCCTCATCTTCTGCTGCTACCTCTTCAG GTTGAAACAGCAAGGGACGAGGGAGCAGTTCAGCTACAATGAG GTGGTTCTTAAAGGGGCTGGCAAGAAGCTGAGCCTTCTAGGA CAAACGTGTGCAGTATGTTTGGAAGAGTTTCGGACCAGAGATGAGCTAGCCGTGTGTCCGTGTTCGCACGCATTTCACAAGAA GTGCCTGCTGAAGTGGCTGGAGATCCGCAGCGTGTGCCCCATGTGTAACAAGCCCATCCTCAGGCTCCACCCAGACCCCACACAGGGAACTGAGGGGCCCCAGGACCCAGAGGAGGTGTGA
- the LOC115178675 gene encoding calcium homeostasis modulator protein 1, translated as MDKFRMMFQFLQSNQESFMNGICGIMALASAQLYSAFEFSCPCIPEYNYAYGIGLLVIPPIWFFLLGFVLNNNVSMLAEEWKRPTGKRVKDPTILRYMFVSITQRSLIAPMVWISVTLMDGKSFLCAFSVNLDIRQFGNSTLIEGMTEVEIVKLLAKIPCKNIFDQPEVISREAASRYIKCISQAFGWVFLLMMTLAAFMIRAIRPCFTQAAFLKTKYWSHYVDIERKLFDETCKEHAKTFAKVCIQQYFESISGDMHSFHKHRSSKDDSDDDDDDKKKSDEDKLLGIRDQDNMNKVLWNWHTCKPPLALRKEHPDGESHEGLILNGDVSGVSEGPNGYPNRHAPDLPKREWAVYYSKV; from the exons ATGGATAAGTTCCGTATGATGTTCCAGTTCCTCCAATCCAACCAGGAGTCCTTTATGAATGGCATCTGTGGTATCATGGCCCTAGCTAGCGCCCAGCTCTACTCAGCCTTCGAGTTTAGCTGCCCTTGTATCCCAGAGTACAACTACGCCTATGGGATTGGACTACTGGTTATCCCACCTATATGGTTCTTCCTACTAGGGTTCGTGTTGAATAACAATGTTTCGATGTTAGCCGAGGAGTGGAAAAGACCGACAGGGAAGAGGGTGAAGGATCCGACGATCCTTCGTTACATGTTCGTTTCGATCACGCAGCGGTCCTTGATCGCGCCCATGGTGTGGATATCTGTGACTCTTATGGACGGGAAGAGCTTCCTGTGCGCGTTCAGCGTCAACTTGGACATTCGTCAGTTTGGGAATTCTACCCTTATTGAGGGAATGACGGAAGTGGAGATTGTTAAATTGTTAGCGAAGATTCCGTGCAAGAATATATTCGATCAGCCCGAGGTGATATCGAGAGAAGCGGCATCGAGATATATCAAGTGTATATCCCAG GCGTTTGGCTGGGTATTCCTGCTGATGATGACCTTAGCAGCCTTCATGATACGAGCCATCCGACCCTGCTTCACCCAAGCTGCCTTCCTCAAGACCAAATACTGGTCTCACTACGTCGACATCGAACGCAAGCTCTTCGACGAGACGTGCAAGGAGCACGCCAAGACCTTCGCCAAGGTCTGCATCCAGCAGTACTTCGAGAGCATCAGCGGCGACATGCACAGCTTCCACAAGCACCGGTCAAGCAAAGACGATagcgacgatgatgatgatgacaagaAGAAGAGCGACGAGGACAAGCTTCTCGGGATCCGCGACCAGGACAATATGAATAAAGTTCTGTGGAATTGGCACACGTGTAAGCCGCCTCTGGCCCTGAGGAAGGAACATCCGGATGGAGAATCCCATGAAGGGCTCATACTAAATGGAGATGTCAGTGGAGTCAGTGAAGGGCCAAATGGATATCCTAACCGTCACGCTCCCGATTTGCCTAAGAGGGAATGGGCGGTATACTACAGCAAAGTTTGA